One region of Streptomyces leeuwenhoekii genomic DNA includes:
- a CDS encoding MFS transporter: MAVGLLAVLRDRNARLYMAGVTVSGFGDAAMLLAAGVWVKELTGSDSLAALVGFCAWAPALAGPFIGTLVDRARRRTLLIATSSALAVVMTAPLAVRSSRDVWVLFAVLTMVGVGTVLMDAAETALIGSAVPGELRGDFNGLVRTAIESNKLIGPLVGAGLFTLLGGPVVALLNAVSFLLGAVAFSLIRVREPAPAHRPRRNWAADTAAGFRHLWGHPLLRSLVVAGACAMAASSLSSAATYALVDTGLRRPAAFAGVLTSVQGLGSVVSGLAAGALLRRVPARVLSAIGLVLFALGALARLTGSVPVVVGGSLLIGLGLPWPLISALTMVQREAPDELLGRVAATANTLIFTPTGLALLAGTAMVAVFDHRVQLLAAGALGLAAALLPAVTARARRRPGPAEPGPDDRRRETDTARTGGQDA; the protein is encoded by the coding sequence ATGGCTGTGGGCCTGCTGGCGGTGCTGCGCGACCGCAACGCCCGCCTCTACATGGCGGGGGTGACCGTTTCTGGCTTCGGTGACGCGGCCATGCTTCTGGCCGCCGGGGTCTGGGTGAAGGAACTCACCGGTTCCGACAGCCTCGCGGCCCTGGTGGGGTTCTGCGCCTGGGCACCCGCCCTGGCCGGGCCGTTCATCGGCACGCTGGTCGACCGGGCGCGCCGCCGCACGCTGCTGATCGCCACGAGCTCCGCACTGGCCGTGGTCATGACGGCGCCGCTCGCCGTGCGTTCCTCGCGGGACGTCTGGGTGCTCTTCGCCGTGCTGACCATGGTGGGCGTGGGCACCGTGCTCATGGACGCCGCCGAGACCGCGCTGATCGGATCAGCCGTCCCGGGCGAACTGCGCGGGGACTTCAACGGTCTGGTCCGGACCGCGATCGAGAGCAACAAGCTGATCGGCCCCCTGGTCGGCGCGGGTCTGTTCACCCTGCTCGGCGGGCCCGTCGTCGCGCTGCTCAACGCGGTCTCCTTCCTCCTGGGCGCGGTGGCGTTCAGCCTGATCCGCGTGCGCGAACCCGCACCCGCGCACCGGCCGCGGAGGAACTGGGCCGCCGACACGGCGGCGGGCTTCCGCCACCTGTGGGGTCACCCGCTGCTGCGCTCGCTGGTCGTCGCGGGCGCCTGTGCCATGGCGGCATCGAGCCTCAGCAGCGCGGCGACGTACGCACTCGTCGACACCGGACTGCGTCGGCCCGCGGCGTTCGCCGGCGTCCTCACCTCCGTCCAGGGGCTCGGGTCGGTCGTCAGCGGCCTGGCGGCGGGCGCCCTGCTGCGCCGGGTCCCGGCGCGGGTCCTGTCGGCCATCGGGCTCGTGCTCTTCGCACTCGGGGCCCTGGCCCGGCTCACCGGCTCCGTTCCCGTCGTGGTGGGCGGCAGCCTGCTCATCGGCCTGGGCCTGCCCTGGCCGCTCATCAGCGCGCTGACCATGGTGCAGAGGGAGGCACCGGACGAACTCCTCGGCAGGGTCGCCGCCACCGCGAACACCCTGATCTTCACCCCGACCGGGCTCGCTCTCCTCGCGGGCACGGCGATGGTCGCCGTCTTCGACCACCGGGTGCAGCTCCTCGCGGCCGGCGCGCTCGGCCTGGCGGCGGCGCTGCTGCCGGCGGTCACCGCCCGTGCCCGACGGCGGCCCGGCCCCGCCGAGCCGGGCCCGGACGACCGACGGCGCGAGACCGATACCGCGCGCACGGGCGGACAGGATGCGTGA
- a CDS encoding gamma-glutamyltransferase family protein: MFTTRPTLQGTFGMVSSTHWLASQTAMAVLEDGGNAYDAAVAGAFVLHVVEPHLNGPAGEVPILFAPAGGEVRVVCGQGVAPAGATAAHYRGLGLKLVPGTGPLAAAVPGAFDAWMLLLRDHGTKSLPEVLKYAIGYAEHGHPPVERVGETVETVRELFETEWTSSAEVYLPGGRPPRAGELFRNPALAATWKRLLAETAGAGDREARIEAAREVWRTGFIAEALVRQAGRPTRDTSGERHTGTLTAADLAAWSATYETPVTYDWNGWTICKPGPWSQGPVLLQQLALLPAELPPYGSADYLHLLIEGCKLAMADREAWYGDAAEVPVEDLLSEAYNARRRRLIGDAASHELRPGSPGGRPPRLAAHARAAAAEGAGFDALGVGEPTVAKGPASPVPGEPAVSPDGGTRGDTCHLDIVDRWGNMVAATPSGGWLQSNPVVPELGFPLGTRLQMAWLEEGLPNTLTPGRRPRTTLTPSIALRDGVPFMAFGTPGGDQQDQWQLHFLLAVALRDRVRGGLDLQGAIDAPNWHNDSFPGSFFPRGMRPGSVTVESRTDPAVVDGLRRRGHDVTVGDPWSEGRLCAVARDPETGILSAAANPRGMQGYAVGR, encoded by the coding sequence ATGTTCACCACCCGTCCCACCCTCCAGGGCACCTTCGGCATGGTGTCCTCCACGCACTGGCTGGCCTCGCAGACCGCGATGGCCGTCCTGGAGGACGGCGGCAACGCCTACGACGCCGCCGTGGCGGGCGCGTTCGTGCTGCACGTCGTCGAGCCGCACCTGAACGGACCGGCCGGCGAGGTGCCGATCCTGTTCGCCCCGGCGGGTGGCGAGGTCCGGGTGGTGTGCGGCCAGGGCGTCGCCCCGGCCGGTGCCACGGCCGCCCACTACCGGGGGCTCGGCCTAAAGCTCGTACCCGGCACGGGCCCGCTCGCCGCCGCCGTGCCCGGCGCGTTCGACGCCTGGATGCTCCTGCTGCGCGACCACGGCACCAAGTCCCTCCCCGAGGTGCTGAAGTACGCCATCGGATACGCCGAGCACGGGCACCCGCCCGTGGAGCGCGTCGGCGAGACCGTGGAGACCGTGCGCGAGCTGTTCGAGACGGAGTGGACCTCCTCGGCGGAGGTGTACCTGCCCGGCGGACGGCCGCCCCGCGCGGGCGAGCTGTTCCGCAACCCCGCCCTCGCCGCCACCTGGAAGCGGCTCCTCGCCGAGACCGCCGGCGCGGGGGACCGCGAGGCGCGCATCGAGGCCGCCCGCGAGGTGTGGCGCACCGGGTTCATCGCCGAGGCCCTGGTTCGGCAGGCCGGGCGCCCCACACGGGACACCAGCGGCGAGCGGCACACCGGCACCCTCACCGCCGCCGACCTCGCCGCCTGGTCGGCGACGTACGAGACCCCGGTGACGTACGACTGGAACGGCTGGACCATATGCAAGCCCGGCCCCTGGAGCCAGGGCCCGGTCCTCCTCCAGCAACTCGCGCTGCTCCCGGCCGAACTGCCGCCCTACGGCTCCGCCGATTACCTGCACCTGCTGATCGAGGGCTGCAAACTCGCCATGGCCGACCGGGAGGCATGGTACGGAGACGCCGCCGAGGTGCCCGTCGAGGATCTGCTCTCGGAGGCGTACAACGCGCGGCGCAGGCGTCTGATCGGGGACGCGGCCTCCCACGAGCTGCGGCCCGGCAGCCCCGGCGGACGCCCGCCGCGGCTGGCGGCGCACGCGCGCGCGGCGGCCGCCGAGGGGGCAGGCTTCGACGCGCTGGGCGTGGGAGAGCCCACGGTCGCCAAGGGACCGGCCTCCCCGGTGCCGGGCGAACCGGCCGTCTCCCCGGACGGCGGCACCCGCGGCGACACCTGCCATCTCGACATCGTCGACCGCTGGGGCAACATGGTCGCCGCCACGCCCAGCGGCGGCTGGCTGCAGTCCAACCCGGTCGTCCCGGAACTCGGCTTCCCGCTCGGCACCCGCCTCCAGATGGCCTGGCTGGAGGAGGGCCTGCCGAACACCCTCACGCCGGGGCGCCGCCCCCGCACCACCCTGACCCCCTCGATCGCGCTGCGCGACGGCGTCCCGTTCATGGCGTTCGGCACGCCCGGCGGCGACCAGCAGGACCAGTGGCAGCTCCACTTCCTCCTCGCGGTCGCGCTGCGCGACCGGGTGCGCGGGGGTCTCGACCTCCAGGGCGCCATCGACGCCCCGAACTGGCACAACGACAGCTTCCCCGGCTCCTTCTTCCCGCGCGGCATGCGGCCGGGCAGCGTCACCGTCGAGTCCCGCACGGACCCGGCCGTCGTCGACGGACTGCGGCGCCGCGGCCATGACGTGACGGTCGGCGACCCCTGGTCGGAGGGCCGGCTGTGTGCAGTCGCCCGGGACCCGGAGACGGGCATCCTGTCGGCCGCCGCGAACCCGAGGGGCATGCAGGGGTACGCGGTGGGCCGCTGA
- a CDS encoding phytoene desaturase family protein produces the protein MLDAVVVGAGPNGLTAAVELARRGFSVAVFEARGTVGGGARTEELTLPGFRHDPCSAAHPLAINSPAFRALPLERYGLRWLHAELPMAHPFPDGSAAVLARSVGATAASFGPRDAGTYRRLVEPFLPRWDTLVRDFMSLPLSALPRDPVTLARFGLAGLPPSTWLLRRFRDERARTLFAGLVAHVMAPLGGFATSAIGLVFALAAHARGWPVARGGSQAISDALTAHLTDLGGAVHTDYEVKRLDDLPPARAYVFDTSPTALARIAGLGRYYDGYRYGPGVFKIDYALDGPVPWTAPEARVAGTVQIGADSAEIGAALRAASHEGRAPDRPFLITVQPSVADPTRAPAGKQVFWVYGHVPNGWTGDLTDAVERQLERFAPGFRDRVLARATAGPPELAARNANYVGGDIASGAVRGRQTLLRPKLSLFPYATPHPAVFICSSATPPGPGVHGMPGHNAAKAVWRKLRQT, from the coding sequence ATGCTCGATGCGGTCGTGGTGGGGGCGGGGCCGAACGGGCTGACCGCCGCCGTGGAGCTGGCCCGGCGCGGTTTCTCCGTGGCCGTCTTCGAAGCGCGCGGCACCGTCGGCGGCGGCGCCCGCACCGAAGAGCTCACCCTGCCCGGCTTCCGGCACGACCCGTGCTCCGCGGCCCACCCCCTCGCGATCAACTCGCCCGCCTTCCGCGCCCTGCCCCTGGAGCGCTACGGCCTGCGGTGGCTGCACGCCGAGCTGCCCATGGCACACCCGTTCCCGGACGGTTCGGCCGCCGTGCTGGCGCGGTCGGTCGGCGCGACGGCCGCCTCCTTCGGACCGCGCGACGCGGGCACCTACCGCAGGTTGGTCGAGCCCTTCCTGCCCCGCTGGGACACCCTCGTCCGCGACTTCATGTCCCTGCCGCTCAGCGCGCTGCCCCGCGACCCGGTCACCCTCGCCCGCTTCGGCCTCGCCGGCCTGCCCCCGTCGACCTGGCTGCTGCGGCGCTTCCGCGACGAGAGGGCCAGGACGCTGTTCGCCGGACTCGTCGCCCACGTCATGGCCCCGCTCGGCGGCTTCGCCACCAGCGCCATCGGCCTGGTCTTCGCCCTCGCCGCGCACGCCCGCGGCTGGCCCGTCGCCCGCGGCGGTTCCCAGGCCATCTCCGACGCCCTCACCGCCCATCTGACCGACCTCGGCGGCGCCGTGCACACCGACTACGAGGTCAAGCGCCTGGACGACCTGCCGCCCGCGCGCGCCTACGTCTTCGACACCTCGCCCACCGCCCTGGCCCGGATCGCCGGCCTGGGCCGGTACTACGACGGCTACCGCTACGGGCCCGGCGTCTTCAAGATCGACTACGCGCTGGACGGCCCGGTCCCCTGGACCGCGCCGGAGGCCCGGGTGGCCGGCACCGTCCAGATCGGCGCCGACAGCGCCGAGATCGGCGCCGCCCTGCGCGCCGCCTCCCACGAGGGCCGCGCCCCCGACAGGCCGTTCCTCATCACCGTGCAGCCCAGCGTCGCCGACCCCACCCGGGCCCCGGCCGGCAAGCAGGTGTTCTGGGTGTACGGCCATGTCCCCAACGGCTGGACCGGCGACCTCACCGACGCCGTCGAACGCCAACTGGAGCGCTTCGCGCCGGGCTTCCGCGACCGCGTCCTGGCCCGCGCGACCGCCGGCCCGCCCGAGCTCGCCGCCCGCAACGCCAACTACGTCGGCGGCGACATCGCCTCCGGCGCGGTCCGCGGCCGGCAGACCCTGCTGCGCCCCAAGCTCTCCCTCTTCCCCTACGCGACCCCGCACCCGGCCGTCTTCATCTGCTCGTCGGCCACCCCGCCGGGCCCCGGAGTGCACGGCATGCCGGGACACAACGCGGCGAAAGCCGTCTGGCGAAAGCTCAGGCAGACATGA
- a CDS encoding inositol monophosphatase family protein — protein sequence MIQDSETVDAFLARHASDVEETVRRAAALEIMPRWQRLAAHEIDQKAGPHDLVTDADRKAEQYLTEQLVALLPGSVVVGEEAVHANPASYEAIRGEVPVWIVDPVDGTRQFVHGEAGFCTLVALALRGVVLASWTYAPAREQFATAIRGQGAFLAGERLHAGPPEPGRDLRVATSHPDYTTQEQKRALLGLWTKGVAPRACGSAGLEYLAVARGESDATAFSWEAAWDHAAGLLLVEEAGGTHLTRTGEPFRITGDNDLPFTAARDAATARQVAALLSGGAA from the coding sequence ATGATCCAAGACAGCGAAACCGTCGACGCGTTTCTCGCCCGGCACGCCTCCGACGTGGAGGAGACCGTCCGCCGGGCCGCCGCACTGGAGATCATGCCCCGCTGGCAGCGGCTCGCCGCGCACGAGATCGACCAGAAGGCGGGACCGCACGATCTGGTGACGGACGCCGACCGCAAGGCCGAGCAGTACCTCACCGAGCAGCTCGTCGCCCTCCTGCCCGGCTCCGTCGTCGTCGGCGAGGAGGCGGTGCACGCCAACCCCGCGTCCTACGAGGCGATACGCGGCGAGGTACCGGTGTGGATCGTGGATCCGGTCGACGGGACACGGCAGTTCGTGCACGGCGAGGCGGGGTTCTGCACGCTGGTCGCGCTCGCTCTGCGCGGCGTGGTGCTCGCCTCGTGGACCTATGCCCCCGCCCGGGAGCAGTTCGCCACGGCGATACGCGGCCAGGGCGCCTTCCTGGCGGGCGAGCGACTGCACGCCGGGCCGCCGGAGCCCGGCCGTGACCTGCGGGTCGCCACCTCCCACCCGGACTACACCACGCAGGAGCAGAAGCGCGCCCTGCTCGGCCTGTGGACCAAGGGAGTGGCCCCCCGCGCCTGCGGCTCGGCCGGACTGGAGTACCTCGCCGTCGCCCGCGGCGAGTCCGACGCCACGGCGTTCTCGTGGGAGGCGGCCTGGGACCACGCGGCCGGTCTGCTCCTCGTGGAGGAGGCGGGCGGCACCCATCTGACCCGCACCGGCGAGCCCTTCCGCATCACGGGCGACAACGACCTGCCGTTCACCGCCGCCCGCGACGCCGCCACGGCCCGGCAGGTGGCGGCACTGCTGTCCGGCGGGGCGGCCTGA
- a CDS encoding O-acetyl-ADP-ribose deacetylase gives MTTLTLVRGDITDQSVDAIVNAANSSLLGGSGVDGAIHRRGGPAVLAECRRLRATRYGRGLPTGQAVATTAGDLDARWVIHTVGPVHSATEDRSGLLASCYRESLRVADGLGARTVAFPAISTGVYRWPPDDAARIAITAVRDARTSVEEVRFVLLDARVHAAFAALTG, from the coding sequence ATGACCACCCTGACGCTCGTCCGAGGGGACATCACCGACCAGAGCGTCGACGCGATCGTCAACGCGGCCAACTCCTCCCTGCTGGGCGGAAGCGGTGTCGACGGCGCGATCCACCGCCGCGGCGGCCCCGCCGTCCTCGCCGAGTGCCGCAGGCTGCGCGCCACCCGGTACGGCCGGGGGCTGCCCACCGGTCAGGCGGTCGCCACCACCGCGGGCGACCTCGACGCCCGCTGGGTGATCCACACCGTGGGCCCCGTCCACAGCGCCACCGAGGACCGCTCCGGCCTGCTCGCCTCCTGCTACCGGGAGTCGCTGCGGGTCGCCGACGGACTCGGCGCCCGGACGGTGGCGTTCCCCGCCATCTCCACCGGCGTCTACCGCTGGCCGCCGGACGACGCCGCCCGCATCGCGATCACGGCCGTACGGGACGCGCGGACCTCGGTCGAGGAGGTCCGGTTCGTCCTGCTCGACGCGCGGGTCCACGCGGCCTTCGCCGCGCTCACCGGCTGA
- a CDS encoding winged helix-turn-helix domain-containing protein — MTDADPVLRALAHPVRLRMLTLMWPGPMSAAELSRELDISHALASRHLRTLDAVGLVELAEERTRRGGRERRYRTVHGSPLSDRSDGARLLAATLAHTLEERTVRRHPEGKGVTVDAELWVDPEAWEEARQKLAGIAAELHDAARPPRSPGTIAVGVTLMAFPMRETSHADAPGQPRPGPEAE, encoded by the coding sequence GTGACCGACGCAGACCCCGTCCTGAGAGCGCTCGCGCATCCCGTACGCCTGCGGATGCTCACCCTCATGTGGCCGGGACCGATGTCCGCCGCCGAGCTCTCCCGCGAACTGGACATCTCCCACGCCCTGGCCAGTCGGCACCTCAGGACCCTGGACGCCGTCGGCCTGGTCGAACTGGCGGAGGAGCGCACCCGCCGCGGCGGCCGGGAACGCCGCTACCGCACCGTCCACGGATCACCGCTGTCCGACCGGAGCGACGGGGCTCGGTTGCTGGCCGCGACCCTGGCCCACACGCTCGAGGAACGCACCGTGCGCCGCCACCCGGAAGGAAAGGGGGTGACGGTCGACGCGGAACTGTGGGTGGACCCGGAGGCGTGGGAAGAGGCCCGGCAGAAGCTCGCCGGCATCGCGGCGGAGCTCCACGACGCCGCCCGCCCCCCGCGCTCACCCGGAACGATTGCCGTGGGCGTGACCTTGATGGCCTTCCCCATGCGGGAGACCTCGCACGCCGACGCCCCCGGGCAGCCGCGCCCCGGGCCGGAGGCTGAGTAA